Genomic window (bacterium):
GTTTTATATTGTATATCAGTTGACTTTTTTCAGGCTGGAGGAGAGGATTCGACAGGGTTTAAGCCAGGAGGAAACAGCAGAATGCCCAGGGGCAAGGTCAAGTGGTTCAATGAGAACAAAGGATTTGGTTTCATTGAACAGGAGAACGGCGAGGATGTGTTCGTACACTATTCCGTGATCGAAATGGAAGGTTTCAGAACCCTTCCTGAAGGATGCGAAGTGGAGTTCGAATCCGTTTCGGGCGAAAAAGGATTACAGGCAACCAAGGTAATCAAACTTTAGGTTCGAACCCGCCGCAGAGTGCTGAAACCCCGCAAGTAATGTGGGGTTTTTTTGTAACTTGATGCTTTTTTTTTCGTACCTTAAGGCGATCAATCTGAAGGTTGAATTATGAGCACTGTTTTCAACAAATCTGACATCGAGACGATAGCCCGAGTCCTGAATTGTCAGCCGCAATTTAAAACCAACAACTATCGTTTTGTCCTCGTGAATGAGGAGACCAAAGAACACATCTCCCTGGAGGTGTACCCCGACATCCCCATTGTAGAACAGACGGGAAATCTGATCTCTGTGTACACCCCAACTTCGCATCTGCAGCTGCATTCCTGCACCGCTTATGTGGTCAGCGAGATGCTCGGCGAAGTGACTTTTATCAGCCGATGCAGCAACCTGGTCTCCGGTTTGATCGTCGACAAAACCGCGGGCTGCAATCTGTATGCCAATGTGGATGCGAAATTGCTTTCCGGAGATTACACGACTCTGGG
Coding sequences:
- a CDS encoding cold-shock protein — protein: MPRGKVKWFNENKGFGFIEQENGEDVFVHYSVIEMEGFRTLPEGCEVEFESVSGEKGLQATKVIKL